Proteins from one Hyperolius riggenbachi isolate aHypRig1 chromosome 4, aHypRig1.pri, whole genome shotgun sequence genomic window:
- the FOSL2 gene encoding fos-related antigen 2 isoform X1 has product MYQDYPGSFDSSSRGSSNSPGQPEGYPLATSLHQKFRADMPGSSSAFIPTINAITTSQDLQWMVQPTVITSMSNPYGRAHPYGHPVPNLTSMGGHAALQRPGVIKTIGTTAGRRRRDEQLSPEEEEKRRVRRERNKLAAAKCRNRRRELTDKLQAETEKLEQEKSGLQKEIAELQKEKDKLEFMLVAHSPMCKIHPEERTSSTLNPHTHPVRSMMSRVVVKQEPVEEDITASSIDKTQRSVIKPINIGGNFFGEEPLNTPVVMSSTPPSTPNTANLVFTYPSVLDQESSASPSESCSKAHRRSSSSGDQSSDSLNSPTLLAL; this is encoded by the exons ATGTACCAGGATTATCCAGGGAGTTTTGACAGCTCGTCCCGTGGTAGCAGCAACTCTCCCGGCCAGCCAGAGGGATATCCTCTAGCTACCTCTTTGCACCAG AAATTCCGGGCCGATATGCCAGGGTCCAGCAGTGCCTTCATCCCAACCATCAAcgccatcaccaccagccaagacTTGCAGTGGATGGTCCAGCCAACCGTCATCACCTCTATGTCCAATCCCTATGGGCGAGCACATCCCTATGGACACCCAGTACCAAACCTTACTTCGATGGGTGGGCACGCCGCTCTGCAGCGACCTGGTGTTATCAAGACTATCGGCACCACCGCGGGCAGGAGGAGGCGGGATGAGCAG CTGTCGCCCGAGGAAGAAGAGAAGCGAAGGGTCCGCAGAGAAAGGAATAAGCTGGCGGCCGCAAAATGTCGCAACAGGAGACGGGAGCTAACGGACAAGCTCCAGGCG GAGACCGAAAAACTGGAACAAGAAAAATCTGGACTACAGAAAGAAATTGCCGAACTACAGAAGGAAAAAGATAAGTTGGAGTTTATGCTGGTTGCTCACTCGCCCATGTGCAAGATACACCCTGAGGAGAGGACAAGCTCTACCCTGAACCCTCACACTCACCCTGTCCGTTCTATGATGAGCAGGGTGGTCGTCAAGCAGGAACCGGTAGAAGAAGACATAACTGCATCTTCTATTGACAAAACCCAGAGATCTGTGATTAAACCGATCAACATCGGAGGGAACTTCTTTGGTGAGGAACCTCTTAACACACCAGTGGTAATGTCTTCTACCCCTCCAAGCACTCCAAACACTGCCAACCTCGTCTTCACTTACCCAAGTGTCCTGGATCAGGAATCTTCTGCCTCTCCTTCGGAATCTTGTTCTAAAGCTCACCGTCGAAGCAGCAGTAGTGGTGACCAATCCTCCGATTCTCTGAACTCCCCCACCCTTTTGGCCTTGTAA
- the FOSL2 gene encoding fos-related antigen 2 isoform X2 — protein sequence MPGSSSAFIPTINAITTSQDLQWMVQPTVITSMSNPYGRAHPYGHPVPNLTSMGGHAALQRPGVIKTIGTTAGRRRRDEQLSPEEEEKRRVRRERNKLAAAKCRNRRRELTDKLQAETEKLEQEKSGLQKEIAELQKEKDKLEFMLVAHSPMCKIHPEERTSSTLNPHTHPVRSMMSRVVVKQEPVEEDITASSIDKTQRSVIKPINIGGNFFGEEPLNTPVVMSSTPPSTPNTANLVFTYPSVLDQESSASPSESCSKAHRRSSSSGDQSSDSLNSPTLLAL from the exons ATGCCAGGGTCCAGCAGTGCCTTCATCCCAACCATCAAcgccatcaccaccagccaagacTTGCAGTGGATGGTCCAGCCAACCGTCATCACCTCTATGTCCAATCCCTATGGGCGAGCACATCCCTATGGACACCCAGTACCAAACCTTACTTCGATGGGTGGGCACGCCGCTCTGCAGCGACCTGGTGTTATCAAGACTATCGGCACCACCGCGGGCAGGAGGAGGCGGGATGAGCAG CTGTCGCCCGAGGAAGAAGAGAAGCGAAGGGTCCGCAGAGAAAGGAATAAGCTGGCGGCCGCAAAATGTCGCAACAGGAGACGGGAGCTAACGGACAAGCTCCAGGCG GAGACCGAAAAACTGGAACAAGAAAAATCTGGACTACAGAAAGAAATTGCCGAACTACAGAAGGAAAAAGATAAGTTGGAGTTTATGCTGGTTGCTCACTCGCCCATGTGCAAGATACACCCTGAGGAGAGGACAAGCTCTACCCTGAACCCTCACACTCACCCTGTCCGTTCTATGATGAGCAGGGTGGTCGTCAAGCAGGAACCGGTAGAAGAAGACATAACTGCATCTTCTATTGACAAAACCCAGAGATCTGTGATTAAACCGATCAACATCGGAGGGAACTTCTTTGGTGAGGAACCTCTTAACACACCAGTGGTAATGTCTTCTACCCCTCCAAGCACTCCAAACACTGCCAACCTCGTCTTCACTTACCCAAGTGTCCTGGATCAGGAATCTTCTGCCTCTCCTTCGGAATCTTGTTCTAAAGCTCACCGTCGAAGCAGCAGTAGTGGTGACCAATCCTCCGATTCTCTGAACTCCCCCACCCTTTTGGCCTTGTAA